A genomic window from Salvia splendens isolate huo1 chromosome 11, SspV2, whole genome shotgun sequence includes:
- the LOC121753666 gene encoding aspartyl protease AED3-like: MAALLFSLVALFLCHHPSTVSARCGVADQGSTLQVLHVNSPCSPFRPKALSWENSVLQMQADDKSRFQYLSSLVAGRSFVPIASGRTITQNPTYIVRVNIGTPPQQLLVALDTSNDAAWIPCTGCVGCSSSTFDPAKSSTFKPLRCGSPQCSQVPNPSCGGASCGFNTTYGSSSISAGLVQDNISLATDSIGGYTFGCVQKITGSSFPAQGLLGLGRGPLSLMSQSTSLYQSTFSYCLPCYKSTNFAGSLRLGPHSQPVRIKTTQLLRNPRRSSLYYVNLVAIRVGGRIVDIPASAFAFDPNTGAGTIFDSGTVFTILVKPAYVAVRDEVRRRMRDAAVSSLGGFDTCYNVAISVPTITFMFTGMNVTLPQDNFVIRSSAGSTSCLAMAAAPEGSVNSGLNVIASFQQQNHRILIDGPKSKLGVAREACT, from the exons ATGGCTGCCCTTCTCTTCTCACTAGTAGCCCTCTTCCTTTGCCACCATCCCTCCACCGTCTCGGCCCGCTGCGGCGTCGCTGACCAGGGCTCCACCCTACAAGTGCTCCACGTGAACAGCCCCTGCTCCCCATTCAGGCCCAAAGCCCTTTCATGGGAAAACTCGGTCCTCCAAATGCAGGCCGACGACAAATCCCGCTTCCAATACCTCTCCAGCCTCGTCGCTGGCCGCTCCTTCGTCCCCATCGCCTCCGGCCGCACCATCACCCAGAACCCCACCTACATTGTCCGTGTCAATATCGGCACTCCACCTCAGCAGCTGCTTGTGGCACTTGACACCAGCAACGATGCTGCTTGGATCCCGTGCACCGGCTGCGTCGGCTGCTCCTCATCCACATTCGACCCGGCCAAATCCTCCACCTTCAAACCCCTCCGCTGCGGTTCCCCCCAATGCTCCCAG GTACCTAACCCAAGTTGCGGTGGCGCATCATGCGGGTTCAACACGACGTACGGCAGCTCCTCCATCTCGGCCGGTCTAGTGCAGGACAACATCAGCCTAGCTACCGACTCGATCGGCGGCTACACCTTCGGGTGTGTGCAGAAAATCACCGGTTCATCATTTCCCGCCCAGGGATTACTGGGCCTGGGAAGAGGCCCATTATCCCTAATGAGCCAAAGCACCAGCCTCTACCAATCCACATTCTCCTACTGCCTGCCTTGCTACAAGTCCACCAACTTCGCCGGGTCACTGAGGCTGGGGCCCCACAGCCAACCCGTCAGAATCAAAACCACCCAACTCTTGAGGAACCCTAGAAGATCGTCTCTCTACTATGTCAATCTCGTCGCAATCAGAGTCGGGGGAAGGATCGTCGACATTCCTGCATCCGCCTTTGCCTTCGACCCCAACACCGGCGCCGGCACAATTTTCGATTCag GCACGGTGTTCACGATCCTTGTGAAGCCGGCGTACGTGGCGGTGAGGGACGAGGTGAGGCGGAGGATGCGCGACGCGGCGGTGTCGTCGCTGGGAGGGTTCGACACGTGCTACAACGTTGCGATCAGTGTGCCGACGATCACGTTCATGTTCACGGGGATGAATGTGACGCTGCCGCAGGACAACTTCGTGATCCGAAGCAGCGCGGGGAGCACGTCGTGCCTGGCGATGGCGGCGGCGCCGGAGGGATCGGTGAATTCGGGGCTGAACGTGATTGCGAGCTTCCAGCAGCAGAACCACCGGATACTGATCGACGGGCCGAAGTCGAAGCTGGGCGTGGCGCGTGAGGCGTGCACCTAA
- the LOC121755103 gene encoding cytochrome P450 71AU50-like, whose translation MAWIWLVLSVIVFVYFLRQQLGRKNKKRLLPPGPKGLPILGHFHLLGKNPHRDLHRLAQKHGPIMGLRFGFVPTLVVSSPAAAELVLKTHDLIFASRPPIQAAVYIAYDQRDIAFGPYGPFWRHMRKLCALKLLSNHKISQFEPMRRAELGLLVASLERAAENREAVDLSARVSALSGDMNFLMLFGKKYSTMEEIGFKDVIRETMEIFGKFNLADYFPYIGVLNLQGLHGKMKRVSNIFDGILEEIIDDHMKMKRHEEQQTADIVDTLMEIMESGQAGFEFDRRHVKAVLYDMIVGGMDTSSTTLDWAMSELMKHPAVMKKLQQELESVVGLDQMVEESHLEKLQYLDCVVKEAMRLHPVGPLLIPHESMEDCEVGGFHVPKKARVIVNVWAIGRDPGAWADPDSFAPERFIGSQIDLRGHHFELLPFGAGRRGCPGLQLGLTVVKLVLAQLVHCFDWKLPDGMKGSEVDMTENFGVATSRAMPLVAVPTCRLHKY comes from the exons ATGGCCTGGATTTGGCTTGTTTTATCAGTGATTGTGTTTGTCTATTTCCTCCGGCAACAACTCGGGCGGAAAAACAAGAAGAGGCTGCTGCCTCCCGGCCCGAAAGGCCTTCCCATTCTAGGCCATTTCCACCTGCTGGGGAAGAACCCTCACCGTGATTTGCACCGCCTAGCCCAAAAACACGGCCCGATCATGGGCTTGCGCTTCGGCTTCGTTCCAACACTCGTCGTGTCGTCTCCCGCTGCAGCCGAGCTCGTTCTCAAGACTCACGACCTCATCTTCGCCAGCCGGCCTCCCATCCAGGCCGCCGTATACATAGCCTACGACCAGAGAGACATAGCTTTTGGGCCGTACGGCCCGTTCTGGCGCCACATGCGGAAACTCTGCGCCTTGAAGCTGCTGAGCAATCATAAGATCAGCCAGTTCGAGCCCATGAGACGGGCCGAACTCGGGCTGCTCGTTGCTTCTCTCGAACGGGCTGCTGAGAACCGGGAAGCCGTGGATCTCAGCGCCCGGGTTTCTGCTCTCAGCGGCGACATGAATTTCTTGATGCTATTTGGGAAGAAATATTCAACTATGGAGGAGATCGGGTTCAAAGATGTGATCAGGGAAACAATGGAGATTTTTGGGAAATTCAATCTGGCCGACTATTTTCCGTACATTGGCGTGCTTAATCTTCAGGGATTACATGGCAAGATGAAGCGAGTGAGCAACATTTTTGATGGGATTTTGGAAGAAATAATCGATGATCACATGAAGATGAAGAGGCACGAGGAGCAGCAGACTGCAGACATTGTTGATACACTAATGGAGATTATGGAATCCGGACAAGCAGGATTTGAATTCGACCGTCGCCATGTCAAGGCTGTTCTTTAC GATATGATCGTAGGAGGGATGGATACCTCATCAACAACACTCGACTGGGCAATGTCGGAACTGATGAAGCATCCGGCAGTAATGAAGAAACTCCAGCAAGAACTGGAATCAGTGGTGGGATTGGATCAAATGGTTGAAGAATCACATCTTGAAAAGCTCCAATACTTGGACTGTGTGGTCAAGGAAGCCATGCGTCTCCATCCTGTGGGCCCCCTCCTAATTCCTCACGAATCCATGGAGGACTGTGAGGTCGGAGGGTTCCACGTGCCTAAAAAGGCAAGAGTCATAGTGAATGTGTGGGCTATCGGGAGGGATCCCGGTGCTTGGGCTGACCCTGACTCTTTTGCGCCAGAGAGGTTCATTGGCAGCCAGATAGACCTGAGAGGCCACCATTTCGAACTGCTACCGTTTGGTGCGGGTAGGCGGGGCTGCCCCGGGTTGCAGTTAGGACTGACGGTGGTGAAACTGGTGCTTGCGCAGTTGGTGCATTGCTTTGATTGGAAGCTTCCAGATGGGATGAAAGGTAGTGAAGTGGACATGACTGAGAATTTTGGTGTTGCTACTTCTAGAGCTATGCCTCTTGTGGCTGTGCCCACTTGTCGTTTGcataaatattga
- the LOC121755104 gene encoding uncharacterized protein LOC121755104 produces the protein MGLELGGENVRGGLGIEGADLEVGVLGGDVGEGVGGGVEAEPGVEDGVGGLEASEGDVEGFENRMAKTVIPVPVGTARHQLSLVGHTAREEETDIIDSRPTMLFDGVCNGGVKIVRDNDRTRHMQPSMDW, from the exons ATGGGATTGGAATTGGGAGGCGAGAATGTGAGAGGTGGATTGGGAATCGAAGGGGCGGATTTGGAGGTAGGGGTATTGGGGGGTGACGTAGGAGAAGGAGTTGGAGGAGGGGTCGAAGCGGAGCCTGGAGTTGAGGATGGGGTGGGAGGATTGGAGGCTTCGGAGGGAGACGTCGAGGGCTTCGAGAATAGGATGGCCAAGACGGTGATTCCGGTGCCGGTGGGGACGGCGCGGCACCAGCTCAGCTTGGTGGGGCACACGGCACGGGAGGAGGAAACCGACATTATTGATTCCCGACCAACCATGCTCTTCGACG GTGTGTGCAATGGAGGTGTGAAGATTGTTCGAGATAATGACAGGACAAG GCACATGCAACCCTCCATGGATTGGTGA